Proteins co-encoded in one Aureibacillus halotolerans genomic window:
- a CDS encoding DUF2577 family protein encodes MKQQITNIAMKAMAESSPTTLKVGTVKSVGPVVVEFGPKNYTPAGAVLVAEDLIEKVYTADVEPTNIATHGNHTHTATVTREGLKVGDKVAVIVYNGGQSFFVVDKAVTA; translated from the coding sequence TTGAAGCAGCAGATAACCAATATAGCGATGAAAGCAATGGCTGAATCTAGCCCAACGACATTGAAGGTCGGCACCGTTAAAAGTGTAGGTCCTGTCGTTGTCGAGTTTGGTCCAAAGAATTACACACCTGCAGGCGCTGTCCTTGTTGCCGAGGATTTAATTGAAAAAGTTTATACGGCTGATGTCGAGCCAACAAATATTGCAACCCATGGGAATCACACGCACACAGCGACCGTCACAAGAGAGGGCCTTAAAGTCGGTGACAAAGTGGCCGTCATCGTTTACAACGGCGGACAATCCTTTTTCGTGGTGGATAAGGCGGTGACAGCATGA
- a CDS encoding DUF2634 domain-containing protein encodes MIPETQMPQPEALNENEQETLRTYALDFSDGRVKGKITGREAIQQFIRKAILTKRYAHDIYSSDTGCETHTLLGQGHTDGYIRSETERMITEALIYDDRIERVYDFNVTIQDDTLIVNFKVDTVEGLIEQQEVIGNV; translated from the coding sequence ATGATTCCTGAAACACAAATGCCTCAGCCTGAAGCGCTGAATGAAAATGAGCAAGAAACGTTACGGACGTACGCGCTAGATTTTAGCGATGGTCGTGTAAAGGGGAAAATAACAGGCAGGGAAGCCATCCAACAGTTTATCCGTAAAGCCATCCTGACAAAGCGTTACGCCCACGACATTTATTCTTCTGACACTGGTTGTGAGACGCATACTCTTTTAGGCCAAGGGCACACCGACGGCTATATTCGGTCGGAGACAGAGCGGATGATCACAGAAGCATTAATTTATGATGATCGCATTGAGCGCGTGTATGACTTTAACGTGACCATTCAGGATGACACTCTGATAGTTAATTTTAAAGTAGACACAGTTGAGGGACTGATCGAGCAACAGGAGGTGATTGGCAATGTTTGA
- a CDS encoding baseplate J/gp47 family protein, whose amino-acid sequence MFEDRTFENILQELLDRVPGDVDKREGSIIYDALAPTAAQLAQEYIDLRSVLDLGFYQTSHGEWLEKRTGELGVYRKEATPSIREATFNISVEVDERFFVEGLYFVVISGGLSVRLECETAGTVGNDVEGELIPVNTIPGLEQTTIGEVLIPGTNEQTDEALKQEYHLRRSRPITSGNKYQYEQWAKDVAGVGGVRIFPLWDGPGTVKAVLIDSNNEPPTPELVQEVQEYIDPVPGMGEGEAPVGAHLTVVPARTKPIDLTVSVQIMSNFTIEQAVEEITIEFQDFIKQMAFTENVVRIAKFGARILNTESVFDYVNYTLNGAENNILLAEDEIPSVGQVVVSEA is encoded by the coding sequence ATGTTTGAAGATCGGACGTTTGAGAATATCCTGCAGGAATTACTGGATCGTGTACCTGGCGATGTAGATAAGCGTGAGGGGTCGATCATATATGATGCTTTGGCTCCTACAGCTGCACAACTCGCTCAGGAGTACATTGACCTTCGGAGTGTCCTTGACCTCGGATTCTATCAAACCAGTCATGGTGAATGGCTTGAGAAACGCACAGGTGAGCTTGGCGTATACCGAAAAGAAGCCACGCCATCTATACGAGAAGCAACGTTCAACATTTCGGTAGAGGTGGATGAACGTTTTTTTGTTGAAGGGCTTTATTTTGTTGTGATCTCAGGTGGGTTATCGGTAAGGCTCGAATGTGAAACTGCAGGAACTGTTGGAAATGACGTTGAGGGCGAATTGATTCCGGTCAATACGATTCCTGGACTTGAGCAAACAACCATCGGTGAAGTCCTTATACCGGGCACAAATGAGCAGACGGATGAGGCATTGAAACAGGAATATCATCTACGTCGCAGCAGACCAATCACGAGTGGAAACAAATATCAATACGAACAATGGGCAAAGGATGTCGCAGGTGTTGGAGGTGTTCGTATCTTTCCTCTTTGGGATGGTCCAGGCACAGTGAAGGCGGTTCTGATTGATAGCAACAACGAACCACCAACGCCTGAGCTTGTGCAGGAGGTACAGGAATACATCGACCCTGTCCCAGGTATGGGCGAAGGAGAGGCACCCGTAGGAGCACATCTGACAGTTGTCCCAGCACGTACGAAACCCATCGACCTAACTGTATCCGTCCAAATCATGAGTAATTTTACAATTGAGCAGGCGGTTGAGGAGATAACTATTGAGTTCCAGGACTTTATAAAACAGATGGCATTTACCGAAAACGTTGTCCGTATTGCTAAATTCGGAGCGCGAATCCTTAACACCGAAAGTGTTTTTGATTACGTGAACTACACGCTGAATGGGGCAGAAAATAACATTCTCCTTGCGGAAGATGAAATACCTTCAGTGGGGCAGGTGGTCGTGAGTGAAGCGTGA